Proteins from a single region of Primulina tabacum isolate GXHZ01 chromosome 5, ASM2559414v2, whole genome shotgun sequence:
- the LOC142547171 gene encoding uncharacterized protein LOC142547171 isoform X2, which yields MEGGGEIPVDEIPLARGRGRGRGRGRGRGRPRVRVVDDTFVEQAADHLDQLRMDELVVRFHSMHPPRFSGSEGAEKAKLWISEIEELFDLIEYPPECRLRLAVHQLKDCAKMWWSTILMTLDAQRIVPSWDIFNLKFKESYCPPSFYSSKASEIHNLKQGDMSVAEYADTFYAMLRYARHVAASQVAVVESFIEGLNDHLHPFVSTGKPLNYLEAVEIEKRAEASLKRSGNRAPIQHHQSGRQQFSSSGSASLRPRGKQFKKSGSSSSSSGSSGNRGGYRYSGPYCDHCGGKHSSNQCVGVQGVCNNCGRPGHFSRVCPSKTGKSAQAGSGAQSNRIPAASQSSHQPSRPSHQSRGQGGQQNQSSAHVFALTEDEAQAAPAREQ from the exons gtcgaggtcgtggtcgaggtcgtggacgtggtagGCCTCGTGTCCGTGTTGTTGATGATACTTTTGTTGAGCAAGCTGCTGATCATCTAGACCAGCTTAGGATGGATGAATTAGTAGTGCGTTTCCATTCTATGCATCCACCTCGATTTAGTGGTTCGGAGGGAGCCGAGAAAGCTAAATTATGGATTTCTGAGATTGAGGAATTGTTTGATTTGATCGAGTATCCTCCAGAGTGTCGATTGAGATTAGCTGTGCATCAGTTGAAAGATTGTGCTAAAATGTGGTGGTCTACTATATTGATGACTTTAGATGCTCAGAGGATTGTTCCATCATGGGATATATTTAATCTGAAGTTTAAAGAGAGTTATTGTCCTCCATCATTCTACAGTTCTAAGGCTTCAGAGATTCATAACTTGAAGCAGGGTGATATGTCAGTTGCGGAGTATGCGGATACTTTTTATGCTATGCTGAGATATGCTCGTCATGTTGCTGCGAGTCAGGTTGCTGTCGTTGAAAGTTTCATTGAAGGATTGAATGATCATCTGCACCCTTTTGTTTCTACCGGTAAGCCACTGAATTATCTTGAAGCGGTGGAAATAGAAAAAAGGGCTGAAGCTAGTCTTAAGAGGAGTGGCAATCGAGCTCCTATCCAACATCATCAGTCGGGGAGGCAACAATTCAGTTCATCTGGTTCTGCATCTCTTCGTCCACGTGGGAAGCAATTTAAGAAGTCTGGTTCTAGTTCTTCGAGTTCAGGGAGTTCAGGGAATCGTGGTGGATATCGCTATAGTGGACCTTACTGTGATCACTGTGGAGGCAAGCATTCCAGTAATCAGTGTGTTGGAGTTCAAGGGGTTTGTAATAATTGTGGTCGGCCGGGTCATTTTTCTAGAGTTTGTCCTAGTAAGACGGGGAAATCAGCCCAGGCAGGTAGTGGAGCTCAAAGTAATAGAATTCCAGCTGCGTCCCAGTCTTCCCATCAGCCTAGTCGCCCTTCGCATCAGAGCAGAGGGCAAGGTGGTCAACAGAATCAGTCATCTGCTCACGTATTTGCCTTGACTGAGGATGAGGCTCAGGCAGCTCCAG Ctcgtgaacagtaa
- the LOC142547171 gene encoding uncharacterized protein LOC142547171 isoform X1, translated as MEGGGEIPIDEIPLARGRGRGRGRGRGRPRVRVVDDTFVEQAADHLDQLRMDELVVRFHSMHPPRFSGSEGAEKAKLWISEIEELFDLIEYPPECRLRLAVHQLKDCAKMWWSTILMTLDAQRIVPSWDIFNLKFKESYCPPSFYSSKASEIHNLKQGDMSVAEYADTFYAMLRYARHVAASQVAVVESFIEGLNDHLHPFVSTGKPLNYLEAVEIEKRAEASLKRSGNRAPIQHHQSGRQQFSSSGSASLRPRGKQFKKSGSSSSSSGSSGNRGGYRYSGPYCDHCGGKHSSNQCVGVQGVCNNCGRPGHFSRVCPSKTGKSAQAGSGAQSNRIPAASQSSHQPSRPSHQSRGQGGQQNQSSAHVFALTEDEAQAAPDLPSRFAASGRGSASGARD; from the exons ATGGAAGGAGGTGGAGAAATTCCTATTGATGAGATTCCTCTagctcgaggtcgaggtcgtggtcgaggtcgtggacgtggtagGCCTCGTGTCCGTGTTGTTGATGATACTTTTGTTGAGCAAGCTGCTGATCATCTAGACCAGCTTAGGATGGATGAATTAGTAGTGCGTTTCCATTCTATGCATCCACCTCGATTTAGTGGTTCGGAGGGAGCCGAGAAAGCTAAATTATGGATTTCTGAGATTGAGGAATTGTTTGATTTGATCGAGTATCCTCCAGAGTGTCGATTGAGATTAGCTGTGCATCAGTTGAAAGATTGTGCTAAAATGTGGTGGTCTACTATATTGATGACTTTAGATGCTCAGAGGATTGTTCCATCATGGGATATATTTAATCTGAAGTTTAAAGAGAGTTATTGTCCTCCATCATTCTACAGTTCTAAGGCTTCAGAGATTCATAACTTGAAGCAGGGTGATATGTCAGTTGCGGAGTATGCGGATACTTTTTATGCTATGCTGAGATATGCTCGTCATGTTGCTGCGAGTCAGGTTGCTGTCGTTGAAAGTTTCATTGAAGGATTGAATGATCATCTGCACCCTTTTGTTTCTACCGGTAAGCCACTGAATTATCTTGAAGCGGTGGAAATAGAAAAAAGGGCTGAAGCTAGTCTTAAGAGGAGTGGCAATCGAGCTCCTATCCAACATCATCAGTCGGGGAGGCAACAATTCAGTTCATCTGGTTCTGCATCTCTTCGTCCACGTGGGAAGCAATTTAAGAAGTCTGGTTCTAGTTCTTCGAGTTCAGGGAGTTCAGGGAATCGTGGTGGATATCGCTATAGTGGACCTTACTGTGATCACTGTGGAGGCAAGCATTCCAGTAATCAGTGTGTTGGAGTTCAAGGGGTTTGTAATAATTGTGGTCGGCCGGGTCATTTTTCTAGAGTTTGTCCTAGTAAGACGGGGAAATCAGCCCAGGCAGGTAGTGGAGCTCAAAGTAATAGAATTCCAGCTGCGTCCCAGTCTTCCCATCAGCCTAGTCGCCCTTCGCATCAGAGCAGAGGGCAAGGTGGTCAACAGAATCAGTCATCTGCTCACGTATTTGCCTTGACTGAGGATGAGGCTCAGGCAGCTCCAG atctcccgagtcgttttgcagcatcaggccgaggttccgccagtggagctcgggattga
- the LOC142547167 gene encoding uncharacterized protein LOC142547167: MAMYIRVKREKTTYFLQCVPSETILQIKEKLQELIDQPANNQRLILMSNREVLDDSKSLADQKVENDAVVGLTLRKDDNEFEDVNIVRPNDFYQSRDSETSSNW, encoded by the exons ATG GCAATGTATATCCGTGTTAAACGTGAGAAGACAACTTACTTCCTGCAATGCGTTCCAAGTGAGACGATTCTACAAATCAAGGAGAAGTTGCAAGAACTCATTGATCAGCCGGCTAACAATCAAAGACTGATACTCATGTCAAATCGTGAAGTGTTGGATGATTCAAAATCCTTGGCAGATCAAAAG GTTGAAAATGATGCCGTCGTCGGCCTGACTCTGAGAAAAG ATGATAACGAGTTCGAGGATGTAAATATCGTGCGGCCAAATGATTTCTACCAGTCCCGTGACTCGGAAACTAGTTCTAATTGGTGA
- the LOC142547166 gene encoding remorin 4.2-like has protein sequence MLNNQRALAISRTQEDAHIDDDESSPVIREIHALTPPPSSLARRRETWETGSHRSSAPSTASSDINFTSMSREFNALVLAGSSSTIASESETSNLGRIGEEETNPLAIVPDTNPGGGGDRVLAVSEAADDGGYRISGGAVTLTVQSVKKEEVLSKISAWKNAKIAKINNRFKREDAVINGWEGEQVQKATSWMKKEERKLEEKRAKALEKMQNDIAQAHRKAEERRAIAEAKRGTKVARILEIANLMKAVGRPPVKRSFF, from the exons ATGTTGAACAATCAACGAGCCTTGGCCATATCAAGAACTCAAGAGGATGCTCATATTGACGATGATGAATCATCGCCTGTGATCAGAGAAATCCACGCCTTGACCCCACCTCCGTCCTCGTTGGCCCGACGCCGGGAAACTTGGGAAACCGGCAGCCATAGATCATCTGCCCCTTCCACGGCTTCATCGGATATCAATTTCACCTCCATGAGTAGGGAGTTCAATGCTTTAGTCTTGGCTGGTTCAAGTTCAACCATCGCTTCGGAAAGTGAAACGAGCAACTTGGGGAGGATTGGGGAGGAGGAGACCAACCCTTTGGCGATTGTGCCGGATACTAACCCGGGAGGCGGAGGGGATAGAGTGCTGGCGGTTTCTGAAGCTGCGGATGATGGTGGTTATCGTATCAGTGGAGGTGCGGTGACGTTGACGGTGCAAAGCGTGAAGAAAGAGGAGGTTTTGTCGAAGATTAGTGCGTGGAAAAATGCGAAGATCGCCAAGATTAACAATCGGTTTAAGCGGGAGGATGCTGTGATTAATGGTTGGGAGGGGGAGCAAGTGCAGAAAGCTACTTCTTGGATGAAGAAAGAAGAG AGGAAACTAGAGGAGAAAAGAGCCAAGGCCCTGGAAAAGATGCAGAATGACATAGCACAAGCCCACAGGAAAGCAGAGGAAAGGAGGGCAATCGCTGAGGCCAAGAGGGGAACTAAAGTGGCCAGGATTCTTGAAATCGCCAATCTCATGAAAGCAGTCGGACGACCACCGGTCAAGCGATCTTTCTTTTAA